The segment CCTTGAATGTAATCAGTTATATTTCTCATGGAGATTGTAGATTATTCATCCTGAAGAAATGTGTTTTAAATTACCGGAGAATGTGAGCTTCGAAGAAGGTGCTATGTGTGAACCACTGAGTGTTGGAATACATGCTTGTCGTCGTGCAAATATAGGCGCCGAAACAGATGTTGTAATAATGGGGGCAGGAACAATTGGTCTTCTCACATTGCTTTGTGCACGAGCATTTGGAGCACCTCACATTGTGATAAGTGATATAAATGGAGAGCGTCTCACCATGGCTAAGAAACTTGGAGCCGATGAATGTATTCTAGTCTCTATGAACAATGAGGTATAAATTCTTCTCCCATTATCTTTAAATGTGTACATCTTATAATATGTAGAATACTAATTTCAAATTTCTGAATGTCACATAGGATATCGAAGAAGAGGTACGACTACTGCAGAAAGCTATGGGAAAAGACATAGACATAATATTTGATTGTGCCGGATTTTCCAAAACTATGACAACAGCTCTCAAGGCAACTCGTGCAGGTGGTAAGGTATGCCTTGTGGGCATGGGTCATCATGAAATGACAGTACCACTCCCTCCAGCTGCTTGTAGGTATGATACAGATCTAATTCTTTCTATTAGCTTTGATAGAGATCTAAATCATTCTATTATAATTATAGAGATCTAATTTATTCTATTATCAATTATACAGAGATCTAATTCATTGTATTATCAATTATACAGAGATCTAATTCATTCTATTAGTTATGATAAAAATCTAATTCATTCTATTTGTTATAGAGTGAGATCTAAACCATTCTATTATCAATTATAATACAATGGTCATAGAGAAGAATAAGCGACACTAATTTCAGTCCCAAAGGTTCAGTACACTAGCGATAGTGATCTAATGCATTCAATTGTATAGGCTATGATAGAGATCTAAATTATTCTATTATCAATTATAATGCAATGGTCATGTAGAGGAGAATGACTTGACACTAGTTCCAGTCCAAAAGGTCTAGTACACTAGCGATGGTGCATCCTAGCATGCCAATAGGATTTTATGATAAAATAACATAGTACTAAAGTGGGACTAGGAGCACCAAAATAAGAAAACGGAATCTTAACTAAAATGGTAAAGATAGATCTTGTATTTTGCACGTTAATTTTTCTTTGTGATTATCAATTATATTGTAATGGTCGCCAAAGGAGATGAGCACACAACTTTGATTTCAAGAGGTCTAGTACACTAGTGATAGAATTTTGTAGCATATTAATGGGACCACATAATCCAATGTCTTATTTGATGTTTCTCAAATACCATAGTACTAAAGTGAGATTAGGAGCACCAAAGTGAGAAAGTGTAAGGTCGTGAAAATGATGAAATGGGACATGTTATAACCTAAACTAAAGTGAGATTAGGAGTACCAAAGTGAGAAAGTGTAAGTTCGTGAAAATGATGAAATGGGACATGTTATAGCCTAAACTGCAGAGGGCTTGGTAGCCAAAGTGACTATAATTTTAAATATAGGTCTTATAATTTTTAATCTTAATTTGCTTGttcaataatttttttatagttttatctctttaaatttataattttaattgtgtggATTTTTTTGGCAGGGAAGTAGACGTTATTGGAATATTTAGGTATAGGAATACTTGGCCTCTCTGCTTGGAATTTTTAAGTTCTGGAAAGTTAGATGTCAAACCTCTTATTACCCATCGTTTTGGTTTCACACAAGAAGAAGTAGAAAATGGTTTTGATACTAGTGGCCACAATCAAAAGGCAATCAAGGTTATGTTCAACATTTAAGAATCTTCATATGTAATGAGACAAGTATAATTATTCACAACCTTGTGGAACTATCTAAATCTATATTGTATTACCCATATTTAAATAAGTGTGTGTACATTATACCCCAATTTACATTGGGAGATATTTGTATATTCATATCAATATTGTTGATATGATTGATAGACTACATATTAATATTTTCTACGATATATTATGATATAGTATTTTTTTACTCTTAAAATGATAGATAAATTTTACTTGTGTTGAATTCATGTTTTTTACTAGACCTAAAGAGTGATCATTCATTCTTAATCAAGATATTTATCCATATCATGTTTTTGTTTAATTAAGAGGAAGTAACCAGTTCAAAGCCAAAGGTTTAGTATAAGTTACCTTAGGAACTTTAGTAAGTTCAATTGGAAACACTAATTAGTTAAAGAAgttgtgtatatatatgtgcatatacatatttaAGAGTTGCTTATGATTCCTCAAGCGTTTGATAATCATAATGTATACGATGGTGTACATGCACTCCAAGCCACATTATAAGATCCCAAGAAAATTAATCATAATACAAAATCACTACAGACAAAATTTATGTATTAGTTATTCTTTATTGAATTTTGTGGATAATTTCTTGATAAGATAACATTCATTGTTGTACTCTAAGCCTATGCTAGAAATGAAGCTTTTGAACAAGATGTCTAGACATCCATCAAAATATAAATGACAAGAATTTAAATTTTTGAGACATTATGTTTGTAATTCCCCTAGTAGACATGTTTACAACATTTCAAAATATAGCAAGTGCAAAACCCTTTTCACAAAATTCCCAAGTAAATTTGATCTTATGAAATGCCATGATTGCAAGGTATGCATATAAAAGACTTGTGGAaaaggatttagaaactttcaagaaaatgaaattggcaAGCGTAAAGCTAATTTTTACGTATGTATGGAAATCTATCAAAGTATAAAGATTAGATAAATTATGTTAAATGTTGTAGTTGCAATTACTCTAATAGATGTACATGAAAAATGTTGAAGCATATACAAGAAAATAAAATCTTTaatagaatgcctcaaagaaaatGATTTTGTAGACTAGAATTATTCTAAGAAATAGACAAAATATATTTGTTAAAAGGACTTAAAATTTTTATTGAACAAGTATAATTATATATGGAAAATC is part of the Cryptomeria japonica chromosome 10, Sugi_1.0, whole genome shotgun sequence genome and harbors:
- the LOC131066589 gene encoding sorbitol dehydrogenase isoform X2, which produces MGSIGNDETGADENMAAWLCGVNTIRMKQLQLPSLGNKEVKVRIKASGICGSDVHYLKHLRLADFVIEGPYVLGHECAGVVEEVGCEVKHLVVGDRVSLEPAIPCRGCKPCMEGYYNLCQNVKAFGTPPFPGSLAQKIIHPEEMCFKLPENVSFEEGAMCEPLSVGIHACRRANIGAETDVVIMGAGTIGLLTLLCARAFGAPHIVISDINGERLTMAKKLGADECILVSMNNEDIEEEVRLLQKAMGKDIDIIFDCAGFSKTMTTALKATRAGGKVCLVGMGHHEMTVPLPPAACRFQYGW
- the LOC131066589 gene encoding sorbitol dehydrogenase isoform X1, with amino-acid sequence MGSIGNDETGADENMAAWLCGVNTIRMKQLQLPSLGNKEVKVRIKASGICGSDVHYLKHLRLADFVIEGPYVLGHECAGVVEEVGCEVKHLVVGDRVSLEPAIPCRGCKPCMEGYYNLCQNVKAFGTPPFPGSLAQKIIHPEEMCFKLPENVSFEEGAMCEPLSVGIHACRRANIGAETDVVIMGAGTIGLLTLLCARAFGAPHIVISDINGERLTMAKKLGADECILVSMNNEDIEEEVRLLQKAMGKDIDIIFDCAGFSKTMTTALKATRAGGKVCLVGMGHHEMTVPLPPAACREVDVIGIFRYRNTWPLCLEFLSSGKLDVKPLITHRFGFTQEEVENGFDTSGHNQKAIKVMFNI